Genomic DNA from Prunus persica cultivar Lovell chromosome G1, Prunus_persica_NCBIv2, whole genome shotgun sequence:
TGTCGCAATCATCTTCCTTCTCCACTACCAGCACACAATGTgtattttttggggttgaagTGGGTGTAGTGAGAGTGGCTATGGGTTTGGGAGATGGTTGAGTTCTAAGCGTGAAATTGGGGGAGgcaaaactttttttaattccatttttagattgaatttggatatgtaataattaattacagtttttaaaattaatttgaaatatttttttttccagttttaacaaaattttggcaaaaagGATCACATTTGCtaacatatacaaacacagggattaaattggccaaattgataACACAGGAATTAAATTAGCCGATGAGGTAAAACACAGGgaccattttaacatttaaacctttaaaaaaaacgtctagttaatatatatactaacCATTACTTATTTGTATAAGAATTTTGCTTGGTTTCAATGTGGTAAagtccttttttgttttggtttctatGTGGTcaaatctttgttttgatttctaTGTGGTCAAGTTTTTGTATTGGCTTCCATGCTTTGAATTTATGCATGCTTAATCAGATTCAATTTTGTTATGCAATACCCTGAAAAAGAGGTTGTTCTAATGTGTCTCATTTAATCTCAACTTCCAGTTCTTCagaaaaaaatgttaatataatattatcaCCAActgaagaaaattttattgttaatttatatatatatgtattcaaAATTGGTCTATTTTTAAATCTATTTAAAACCATTTTGATTGTATAATTCTTATCGTAATTAACTTTAttcgttttattttatttaatcatttaaaaaatctagtttgtaatttataagctATTGAATTGCATCATTGCAAGTGAAATTATAGTTTAGTTCAATAGAATTCATGTCAAAATCAGTTACCTCACTATCCTTTTTCTATGTTCAACTCTAATTAGACTAGATCAGGTTTCAATGCATATTGTCTCTAACCCCTTTagtatattctttttttttttaagtacaaataatagtctaaattacagAAAAGAGGGGTTTCTCATACACAACCAAGATGCTATAGGGCACTACTAGAAAATTGAGTAGAAGCCATTTTTTCCCAGCCACTATATTTAAATGGTGGCCATTGTTTCCCAATGGGGCACGTGGAATTCCGTATGAATTAACAAGGACCACCTTGCAAGGCTAAATACTTATGGGTGACCGATAGTGAAATACTACGTACCGTAAGAAAATGGTGAAAAGAACCCCATCAAAGAGTGAAATAGAACGTTAAACCGTAAACTCTCAAGCAGTGGGAGGGGCCCTGGGCTCTGACGGCGTGCCTGTAGGCTAAACCTCTCTAATATTCTTTAATTTGAAAACTACTTGCATAATATATTCATTTACTTATCTGCAAGGAACTAATTTAGGTTTGTGCTAGGGGAGGAAGAACCTGCTAGTAGTGTGGTGAGTAATTCGACCAAAATCAGTAGGCTGGGCAGCTTGCCAAATAAAAATCTGAACCCcaaagacaaaaataaaaaataaaaactggtCAAAAAGCTCTCAAAGCGTGTTATCTAGTGAAGGTTGCATGGTTTGTGCACTTGTGTGACATGCACATTTTCACACATCAAAACAAGGACTAGTCTCATTCCTTGCCACCTGTGTCCACCTATTCCTCTCTACCTCACTACTTGGCACCCTGGGATTATTATCTCCTTCCTTCctccacctctctctctctctctctctctctctctctctctctctctctctctctctgcaaaaCCATGCCTCCCAAATCTCACCAACTCACCAAAATTTTACACCTTCGTAAGTCTTTCTTGCCCCGCCACTATACTTACTTCTCTTGCTCTCTTACCCATTATTCAAAGCATTTATAGGATTTCTGCTCCCTCCCAACCAAACCAATATCCaatcaaattagaaatataactaaaccctaaattagTCAGTGGCTTCGTTTTGTTTTCCAATGTTGTTAATGTTGCTATTGGTTAGTTCCATTTTGGTTTGCTATGCTGGAAACTTGAACGGAGATTTCGACATTACATGGGGAGATGGCCGTGGAAAAATACTCAACAACGGTCAGCTCCTAACCTTGTCACTCGACAGAGCCTCTGGCTCAGGCTTCCAATCCAAGCACGAGTATCTCTTTGGAAAAATTGACATGCAGATCAAGCTTGTCCCTGGAAACTCTGCTGGCACTGTCACTACCTACTATGTGAGTCACGTGcctctaattttatattaatatttgcataaaactttttaatttttggagaCTGGTGagtcttaaattaattaattatatatgcttTTTTGTTGCAGCTATCATCAAAAAGGTCAACATGGGATGAGATTGATTTGGAGTTCTTGGGGAATCTGAGCGGTGATCCTTACATTCTTCACACCAATATATATACCCAAGGCAAAGGCGATAGAGAGCAACAATTCTACCTCTGGTTCGACCCCACCTCTAATTTTCATACCTACTCTATCCTCTGGAATCCCCAACGCATCATGTAAGCAAAGTGTTATTTTTCGAACAGTCTAACATGTTATAatgttgaattttatttatgtacgTGGGTGTAAAACAAATGTTATTTTATCAACACTTTCACAAGTTATGTTGTTATATTCTTAATTTTATGAGTAAAGgggtttttttgggtcaaataaaccctaaatttgggtttttcatGGGAAATGAAAAATGTCTATAATATAGGAGTTACATGGACCTTTCTCTTACGAACCCTAATTCTATTTACCACGTTATTCTTATTTGAAAATATGGTAATATAAAATTGCCCACATATTAAACGAAAATTTATttgatgaatttaaattaaattaaattataattttccgTTGTTAGATTATCTGTTGATGGCACACCCATTAGAGAGTTCAAGAACCTAGAGGCATCCATTGGAGTTCCTTTCCCAAAGAGCCAACCAATGAGGATTTTCTCTAGCCTCTGGAATGCTGATGACTGGGCAACAAGAGGAGGGCTGGTCAAGACAGATTGGTCACAAGCTCCATTCACAGCCTCCTATCAAAACTTCAACGCCAATGCTTGCGTATGGTCTTCTGGTGCATCTTCTTGTagctcatcatcatcttcgaCGTCAAGACCTACCAGTAAATCGTGGCTCAAAGAAGTTCTTGATACCTCAAAGCAAGAGAGGCTCAAGTGGGTCCAAAAGAATTACATGATCTATAACTATTGTATAGATATAAAGCGCTTCCCACAAGGCCTCCCTCCTGAATGTAGAATAAAACTCTAGATGGatgtaataaaataagaattattTACGTTAACACCTCTGTGATTTCACATTACTTTCACAAAAACCCATACCATTAATTTTCCACCTAAAAATTGTTGATgtcataattttgtttttcaaatgaCAATGTTGATCTTGAAGATTAGATTGCACGTGCACTGTAAGCTCTAATTAATGTCAATTTTTTCGatggaaaatgaaagaaatgagCTCTAATTACTGTTAATTTTTTcgatgaaaaatgaaagaaatgagttttgtgaaaataatttgaaattgcAAAGATATTAGTGTAATTTCAAAAACCAACCTTAATCTAGAATTGTGTATTCTTATTAATAGCAGTTGTCAttagttttcaattatatGTATTACTGATTTCGGTTACAATACTGATTTACCATTGTCCTTTATGACTAGAGTAGAACCAAGaagaattttgttcttttctgaGTTTGCAAGAAGCTTTTCTTGAGGATCAATTCCCCAAATAAAGTCAGAAAGTAGGTTTCAATTTTTGAGATGCGATGCAGTAGGAGGCGAGTCTTGGACTGTTATCATGACCAATGGTTATATGACAACACATTTGAATAACTTGCGTGTTCTGAACAATTCATTTCTAGTTAAAGAACTAATTCCTTGAACATTAATGCTATTTCTACCCCGTTCTGACCGTGGTGGTGACAACCTTTGAAATATAAGTCGCCCAAATCCATGTGTAGGGTTttgaaaacatatataatgtTGAAGATAAAATACATTAAAGAGTGATTTAAAAAGGAGATAATGAGAGGAAACTAATTgttgtttaaaatttaaaatcttttattttcatacaACGATTTATAAAAAGATGTAagtttcttttattaaaaCTACTAATAAATAagtatatatttgttttaatacaaacaatagtctaaattacGAGACAATGAAAGTTTCTCACGCATTAGTACTACTAAGGTGTTATCAAAGGCATGCATATACACATGAAACATATAAAGCACAAACagataaaagagagaaaaataaataaaagactaTAATGAACAAATTtgactataaataaaaaggaggaGTTTGGTGATCGTAACAGTTTGCAACATCAAACATGTCATGCAATGCGATTTTTAGGCCCAAATAGGTATTGCCTAATGCttatgatgattttgttttctcctCTCACCTGTTCAAACGTGTGGATATGGCTTTTGGTCCACAACATATaaagatatacatatataatattattgtcGGTGGTGGGGTGGTTTGGTTTTGGATAGAACCAAGCAAATGGTCTAAGTTTTGGTAAAGGGAAGGCTAAAGGTGAACTGGGCCTCACCTCCCCATGCAAACACTTTCCTCACTTAAAAAATCTGTTCAAAACCGCGTCCTGTAAATAATTCCCCTTTGCATTTATGAGAAATCTAACTGGGCACAGCTAGCAAATTCAACCTTCCAATCTCCTTCCCTTCAGTCAGAACCACATCATCCACTACTATATAAAGCGCAAGCCATGCTATATTTCTATGCACACCAGACTCTCATAATCACAGCAATAtagctctctccctctctctctctctctctctctctatctctgtGTCATTCTCTCCATCTGAatatttctcctttctttttacTCATTTCCAAAGAAAACCCATGGCTTCCCTCAAATCATCTTTTTCATTCATACTACTGATTGCTCTTCTTGCTGCTAGCTCTTTGGTGGTTGCCTCTGCTGGTAACTTCAACCAGGACTTTCAGATAACATGGGGAGACGGTCGAGCTAAGATTCTCAACAATGGCGAGCTTCTTACTCTCTCACTTGACAAAGCCTCTGGCTCTGGCTTTCAATCCAAAAATGAGTATTTGTTTGGCAAGATTGATATGCAGCTCAAGCTTGTCCCTGGAAATTCTGCTGGCACTGTCACAGCCTACTATGTAAGTTCATCTTTGGAATATTTATTACACttccattttcttgaagctttCTTGTATCTGGCtgatttatttgaattttttgttgatttttgcaGTTATCCTCAAAGGGTTCAACCTGGGATGAGATAGATTTTGAGTTCTTGGGGAACTTGAGTGGTGATCCTTACATTCTTCACACCAATGTCTTCAGCCAAGGCAAAGGAAACAGAGAGCAACAATTCTATCTCTGGTTTGACCCAACTGCTGATTTCCACACCTATTCAATTCTTTGGAACCCACAGCGCATTGTGTAAGTAACCCAATAACCCAAATCTTGTTCAAAtcaagtttcaactttcaactttcaacATGCCAATGCGGTCTTAGATTTAGTGGTAGAACTGTTCGCAACTCTGCGATCCCTCATGCCACCGTGTGGTCTGCGGTCTAAATACATgtattttttccttctataGTCCATTCTCCACTAActttactctgtgtttgctctGTTTCAGCTTCTCTGTAGATGGCACTCCCATCAGAGAGTTCAAGAACCAAGAATCCAACGGTGTTCCGTTTCCAAAGAACCAACCAATGAGGATCTATTCAAGCCTATGGAATGCAGATGATTGGGCCACAAGGGGTGGGCTTATCAAAACAGATTGGAGCAGAGCTCCTTTCACTGCTTCCTACAGGAACTTCAATGCCAACAATGCTTGTGTTTCATCAAATGGAGCTTCTTCATGCAGCTCATCGTCATCTCAAAATTCTTCCTCTTCTGCATCAACTAGCAACGCATGGCTCTCAGAAGAGCTTGATTTAACAAGGCAGGAGAGGCTGAGATGGGTGCAGAAAAACTACATGATCTATAATTACTGCACTGACGCTAAGCGATTTCCCCAGGGCCTCCCTACAGAATGCAAGTCATAAATGGCTTAAATTAAATCCATGTTTTAATTCTTTAATCTAaaattcttttgttctttttccatGCGTACCTTATTCAGTGTATTTTCTGTTGTAATATAACTTCACGTTCTAATAATATATACAAGGGTTCAATTaactttattttcaaattgttttcttttgggccGTCACAGGGCTTCCTTTAGGCCTGGCTCTGATTATACAGGATGCCAATCTAAAGCACTTTCTATAGGGTTGATGGGCTTGCCATTGGGCCCATCGAGGCCCTGCAtagttattaaaatttaaatttacttAATATATTATACGTACGTACGTGTATTATTCgaaaattttctttcaaatataGGGTGAAAACTTCAaccattaaataaaaataatattttattttattttattttcttatctctattttttcaataatatgtaAACAACTTATCTCTATTTTTTCAATAGTATGTAAACAATAAGGATAACATACACGAATAATGTGCATTATTAcaatattctattttaaaaatcatGTATTATAACTGAAAAATAACTACGTATACAGTCCACAACTAATGTGCTTTCTTAGACATGTCAGAATTCCTAACCCTAAACTTGATCATTTTTCTCCTTGCTGACAACCAACCCTTCCTCAGTTAGGGGCGAGGTGGCCACTACCCCTCCTCCCCTTCACCCCTCTTCTCCCTTCCTCTCATCCTCtccccttcttcttttcccatatttttccctttctctcatcctctctcccGCTCTTTCCACTTTCCTAGAGCTTTTGTTggtctctctcttcccttccTCTTCTCCTCCCCTTACCCTCTCCATACAGGGACGAACCCATGATTTCAAAATGGCGTGGCCTAAATTTACCTTATGTACAAACCTACTCGACGGTATGATTGATAATTTATAAGTCTCAACTGTAAATCCCTAATTGATGCTtaataaaccctaaatttccaaaatttcaacatcaacaaatttaaagaagaaaattaaagaagatgaagaattgAAGATGACCTCCTTTAATTAAGTCTTGAAGAATGACATGGGTGATGGCTTTGGCTTGCACTACACGCAGGAgggatgaatttttttttttccccgaAGAATAGTGCTTAGGTAACTCAGCAAAGAGAGAATGAATGTTTTTTGCATAAGTGGTCTCGTGTGGGgttactttgtattttttatttgtcagACGTGGTGTAGTGTAGGTTTGTTAATGGGATTTTATTTGTGTGTTGcgttagttttaatttttgtattgtTATTAACTTATTGGTCAGACATGTAAGATATGTTTGTTAATGAGATTTTAATTGGCTGGGTTGGGGATGTCACGTGGGCTGGGCTGCGTTGGGCTGGACTGTGATATTATTTTAgtctacaaaaaataaactcaccTAGGCTACAACGTAGGTTAGCTTGGATCTTAGGTTTTTATTGGGCACGCGGTTGGGTCACAGTTCGCTGAGGTGTTTTTTCCCCTCCAAGTTGTGAAGGGAAATGTTGGTCCATTTTTGTGAAGAAGATTTCACATATTAAgcgaaattattttttatatttctttgcaTATTTATGGTTCAAACATTCTAGAACACATTGTCACACGAGTTCCCCGTAGGGGATCTTTTAAGTTAAACTGTTCAGCTCTTGTGTGCGCATGTTGAGTTCTTAAAGGAGGTCTATGCAAATTTGTAATAATACTACACATCGTTGATCCATGATGGCCAAGACGGTAATGAACTTTTGGTTCGTGACAGTATAAGCTTCATTTACTTTTGTGGTATAAGAAATTTATtccccattttttttttcttaaaggaGAGCATCAAGAGCTCACATACAAGATGAGTGTATTGgtaaaatttgtaaaataaagtaagcaagagagaaatgtttgacaaaatatttctCCTCATTAGACTGCCCATTCATAAACTAGGTTCCCCATGGGTGGGTACGGTTCCTATTATTCCACAGTTGCCCGCGCAGTAGAGGAGCTCTAATCTGGATGGCAGGTTGCTTCTTCAAATATTCAGATTCAAGATTATTTGAATGCACTCGAGACTTTTCTGATGCAGATTATAAGAAGTGTATTCACATTGCAATAAGAGAACTTTTAGATCATAGTTGTGAAAATATAGGTAGACGTGCTATTTTTAGGAGTTGTTACATTCGATATGAACTTTACCGCTTTTAAAGAAACGTGATTAGCTTGCCAGTAGTTACATTGGAAAATTCTTATGTGTAAAATGGCCTCATGGATGCGTGATACATTTGGCTATAATGCAACGCAGGAGGTGCGAGctctataaaacacaatgagGTTGTGTCATGCTCTATTGATGCCACGCgttaatttataaaacaatataagaacttaaataaattgaaaacaaaaccagcAACCACAGCTGTAGGAGATGCGCACAAAGGCAGTCTGAGCAATGCCAACTGTTCCAAAAAACAATATCCATATCCATAACTTGTCCATTTCGGATTAGACAAAtactaaaaagtaaaaaatcaataaaaactTGTCCATATCTTAGCACACAAATTCATTTTCCACTCtgctaaaataaataaatatatatatgttcattTCCCACTGGGATTTTGAGGCAAACATTACATTCCTCACCTTCCCATTTCCCCAAAAACTCCAATGAaagtttcttattttatttttctcaagcaCTAACATTTTATATTACaggattaaaaaataataatagtcctaaaaaatttaaaaattttaggaTTGCATTTATAATTCAGTGAAAAAAAACCACTAGCTATaaagggccattacaataatgAAGAGGTCTaacattaaaattaagacaatttgGTGCACCTCCACTAACGATCATGCATGATTGAAGAAATTCTGGCATAGGTATCCCAACTAAAATTGCAAATTCAGAATAatcaaaaagagataaagcttaaaaaaaaccaaatcataacaatataaataatacTCTCAAaaatgagagatgaaaagctctcacaaaggaaatatgaaaaactctcacaaaagtggaggtgaaaactacataGATAACCCTCAAAGTGA
This window encodes:
- the LOC18793637 gene encoding xyloglucan endotransglucosylase/hydrolase protein 22, which produces MLLMLLLVSSILVCYAGNLNGDFDITWGDGRGKILNNGQLLTLSLDRASGSGFQSKHEYLFGKIDMQIKLVPGNSAGTVTTYYLSSKRSTWDEIDLEFLGNLSGDPYILHTNIYTQGKGDREQQFYLWFDPTSNFHTYSILWNPQRIILSVDGTPIREFKNLEASIGVPFPKSQPMRIFSSLWNADDWATRGGLVKTDWSQAPFTASYQNFNANACVWSSGASSCSSSSSSTSRPTSKSWLKEVLDTSKQERLKWVQKNYMIYNYCIDIKRFPQGLPPECRIKL
- the LOC18793282 gene encoding probable xyloglucan endotransglucosylase/hydrolase protein 23; this encodes MASLKSSFSFILLIALLAASSLVVASAGNFNQDFQITWGDGRAKILNNGELLTLSLDKASGSGFQSKNEYLFGKIDMQLKLVPGNSAGTVTAYYLSSKGSTWDEIDFEFLGNLSGDPYILHTNVFSQGKGNREQQFYLWFDPTADFHTYSILWNPQRIVFSVDGTPIREFKNQESNGVPFPKNQPMRIYSSLWNADDWATRGGLIKTDWSRAPFTASYRNFNANNACVSSNGASSCSSSSSQNSSSSASTSNAWLSEELDLTRQERLRWVQKNYMIYNYCTDAKRFPQGLPTECKS